A region of the Scatophagus argus isolate fScaArg1 chromosome 14, fScaArg1.pri, whole genome shotgun sequence genome:
aaaaagcacaacccctgaaaagcaggGGTTCATCCAATTTCTGCCTGTAGCCAAAAGGCTATTTAAACTACAGCTCatattgtgatttatttttcatggtgGTTGGCAAGACATATACGGCGCAGTTGTCAAATACAGGCCTTTATATGACAAATAACAAGCTTAACTTGAGACTCCACTCATCTAACGCTCATTAAACACTCCTTATGTTCACCCAAGGCTCATTCCAATGTCGTGGAGTTTCGTGATAACTGAGAGCAATGAAGGTCACAGTTGATCAACTAATTAGGTCACTGTAAGATAACTAAACTGGCAAACTGCAGTTTACTATCATATATTAAAGAGAGGCTGTTCCAAAATGACATTGCTCTGACCTCTTCTTACCCCGGCAAGAATCATGAGCACTTTGATGAAAACAGATAAGCTCGGCAGGCTTAACACTGCATACAAAAAGGTATGCAGAGAAAATACATACAGAACCTTAGAATAAGAAAGGGTTCACATGaggaaacatgaacatgaagcaACTGTAGTCTCCAAATCTCTGTGAGCTCCTTTAAGGCTAGTTTGTACTCTTTTGACCATCAGTTATATAGAGTTTATATATCACAGTAATGTTTTCAGACCATCATGTATCCTTCTTCTTGAAGACATTGTCATTTTAATCAAGACCTAAAGcccaacacaaacactgttggACTTTGCAGGAataatctgacattttggacatatactatatagacaaagtgTTGGGATGCGGCTGTTTTTCAGAGtaccgagacattttggacaatgctatgctgccAACTTTATGCCAACAGTTtattgaaggcccttttctattccagcatgactgtgccccagtgcacaaagcaaagctccataaagacatggttggatgaatttagtgtggaagaacttgactggcccacacagagccctgacctcaaccccacccaacacctttgggatgaactggaacagagactgagagccagaccttttggtccaacatcagtgtctgacctcacaaatgctctactgcatgaatgggcaaacaatCCCTCAGAAACACTGCAACAGCTTGTgaaaaaccttcccagaagatGGGAAGCTGTTGGTttcaaagctgtctgtgcatttagaatgcaatgtcattaaagtccctgttgatgtaatggtcatttgtcccaatactttagtTTATGTAGTGTATGCTTAGGcctatttttcttgttttagaTGAGACAGTTGAAACCACTACCATATTTGTAGTCAATATATGAAGCTAGAGCCAGCAGGCAgttagcataaaggctggaaaaattcaaaaaaaacaGGCCTGCTTTGTCcaaagggttaaaaaaaaaaaaaatctattaacaGCATCTCTAAAATGTCCGTCTCTAAAAAGTATTCCTTTAAGCGCTTTGTTTATGATTAGTAGAGCCAGATGAAAAGGTTTAACTCATAATCATGACATTAACAACAATATTTTTCCAATACATGCATCATAGTATGTATGAAAATCACAATTAAGaacatcaaataaaatgttatctCTATGAAGTATGTTCGACTGATACGCATTACACCACACAAAACACCTTTATTTGTTAGGGGAGCCTCTCGAAAAGTTATTGTTTTAAACACTCGCAGTATGTCTGTTTAGTTGAACATCTGAAGGGGAGACGTTCAGTCAGCCAAGGTGGGGGTGACGCTCTATGAATCGGGTTCAAGTGCTGTTTGTTGTGCACGCTTGATTGATCTGACCCCTTTAAACTCCCCGCCAACTCATCTctcatacagcacacacacacatggttcCCAGGTGGGAGGTCCAGGATCCATCTTATCATCCAGTGCTCATAGGAAACATCTGACTGTGTGGCAGACTTTGATTCACACAGATCAAAAGAAACTATTTTAAAAGCAGGTAGACCTTTAGGAATTTAAGATAAGCCTCTAACACGCGCCAGAGCACCAACTCTCTACAGAacccgatatttatgtgtaaatgtgcaaaatatttatgttaaaaCAACCTGATTGACTTTGCCTTAGGTTTTGAGCTGCAAGGTGAGACATCGACTCCTCTGTTCTCTTCCCACTGAGATCGAACGCATCCATTTCCCCCCACAGGCCGGGGCAGCAGGCTATTTTTATGAAGTGTGGGTGGGTGTTCATAGGGTGGCTACGCTGACTGGTCTTGCCTCTTTGCTCTTCTGTGCATTGATTCAAAGCTGTTACGCAAGGCTCTGCCCTCCCATCCACTCCATCCTCGATTAGACACTCAAACTcccacacctccacctccctgcccacacacacacacttccagcaCACATAGGCACACCAACTGCATCAGCCTGTCCTTAACTATTCATGCCTCTGATTAGTGGAGTAACCTTAGGCGTGCTCTTCTACAGGCTGCCATCGTGTTTACTCAGGTCCTCCTTTGCAGTATGATTTGAGCTACACCTCCTCCTATCCAAGATATCACATTAACAACTTACCCCATGCCTGCAGGCTTGCTCATTCAGAGCTTTGACCCAGCTTCTCTGCCAGTGTTCCCTGATGGACCTGAAGGAGAACAGGGAGGTCAGCAAGCCTTTGACCCCAGCCTCAGATGCAGATCCTCCACCCCGGCCCGAGCGGAGCTTCAGCAGGAAGCCCCACACGCCCCCAGCCAGGCTCTGGCGGGGCAGCGTGAGGGAGAGCTGCGGCCAGGCTGCGTCTCTCCCGCCCCGCTCGGCTGTCTTCCTGGCTCGCCGCAGTCGCAGTAGTGCCAGCGAATACTGGATCAGCCATCCCAGCACAATGAGCAAGGAGGCTAGGAAGAGACCCACCAGACACAGCCAGCCCAACTCCTGGAGCTCCATCACCGTCTCCCGGAGCCTCTCATATCACCAAGTCCAGATGGAAATACCAGGACTGTCCGTCAGGGCAGATCAGCTCCCTTTAGCCTGTGAGTGGCAGCAGTCAGTTTCAGTCATCTTGAGTCAAGCCGTGCTTATAAGTTATTACAACTGAGGAATACACAGCGGATAAACAGAGATGGTGGCTATACTATGGCCGCATTAGTTTAATTTGGTTGTTTTAAATCACGTAAACATCACATGCGATGTGAAGCATGAGTCCATGCACTGACACCGCGGTAACGTTGCGTAGATATCCGAGAGGGAATCGTGCATTAGCAAAGGGGACGATGCAGCGCACGTTAACGGAACAAACTCCGATTATCAATCGTAGCTTCATGCCAACCTACCGTTCAACTTAAGCGGTGGGAGCTGCAGGTTGCAGGTAATCCAAAGCAAGGCATCTGTAACATGAAACTGGATTCGTGGCGATGAGCAGTGCTGCCaacaacaaatgtgtttgtCCCATCTCCGAGTCATCAGCGGCGTGCGGACTGCTGTCTGGCTGCCGTCATTTATCGACTCAAAAACAAGCCGTCTGCTCCCCGTTAGTGCGTTACAGGCTCCCGCATGTTTAAAATCTCCGCTGCTCGTACCTTGCTGCCTCTGTTACCTCTCCCCAGCGATGATTTGACAAACAACATCGGCGGCCTACAGGAGGCGCTGCAGGGGAGGACAGCAACGGCAAATAGGAAGTGAAATGTcaggatttcaaaataaaagcaaaatactCAAATAGAACCCTGAACACATTTGGTACCTTACTACGCATCAGCCCCTGGTTCCCATTGTGTGTCAGGTTATTATCTGCACATTTTACATATTGTTTATACCATAGCCTGTGAATATTTGCACATTCCTTAATATTTTGCACACTCCATCCTCTTCGTTATAAACactattttatgtttttgtttactgaCCTTTGCAgtgattttatcattttttttcatgtacaaGGTGAATTCCTTGTACATGAAAACCCGCCTGCtcataaacttaaaaaaaaaaaaaaaaaaaacgtttttaTTACCTGATAATTTGTTTCTGATTTTCCAGCATCACATATTCACAAGTGCAATATCAGCCGGGCCCTGCATTATTACATAATCTTGCAGCCATGTCTTGTTAGAAAGttcagaaaacagagcaaaggtatatttttttaaaggacaaCAAATGATATTCACTTAAGATTTTCCTTGAATACAACCATTGTTTCAATCCCAGCAAATAATAAGAAGCTTTTACGTAACATTTTATTCCGAAGAGTCTTTCCGGAAATACAACCTTCTCTTAACCCCTGGCACTTCACGGTTAAACTGATATCAGACGTGGAGTTAACACAGCCAGGCAGTGAACAGATAATGGCACCCTTAACCCTTAATGAAAGATGTTATGGATGACTATTGTGACGAGtgggtttgtttttctctgacacCAGATTCGCGTAGTTTGTTCTAAAATGGCGGTATGACATGTGTTTACCTCAGCTAAAGGCAGCCAAAGCTCGTTCATCGATCGACTGAAGGGGGAACGTCATATTAGCTTGGAGCGTGATTTGATCTGTCAGACGCAGCCCCACCAAAACGCCTGAAAACATGTCGCCAGTTCCCGTCCTGCCGTTGGTGATTAACTGGTTCATGTCTGCACTCGGCTGCATGGCTACACTGAAACTCATTCCTGCTTTCAAAGACCATTTCATCGCAGCGAGATTGTACGGAATGGAcctaaacaaaacaaccaaaaaggAAGTGTGAGTCATTTTCCTATCTATCTTGTGATTACGTGCTTCCGTTTGGCCATTAAGTTATGTTAGGTAAAATATGTCTTGTTTGTAAGTAAGATGTTGCTCCTTCCTGCCTTAATTATCGCCATGTTTCTCTTCCTGGTCACACCTCTTTGCAGCCCCGAGTCCCAAGGGGTCATCAGTGGGACGgtcttcctcatcatcctctTTTGCTTTATCCCAGTGCCTTTCCTCAGCTGCTTTGTAGGGGATCAATGCATGGGTTTTCCACATGATGAGGTGAGTCCATTTATGTGGAAGTAAACCTGTGTGTTTCTCTCAAATCTGAAGCCTCACTCTCcgagttgttgttgtttctgctcagTTTGTACAGCTGATTGGTGCACTTCTGGCCATCTGCTGCATGATCTTCCTTGGCTTTGCTGATGATGTGCTGAACTTGCGATGGAGGCACAAGCTCCTGCTTCCCACCATGGCTTCCCTACCGCTGCTCATGGTCTATTTTACCAACTTTGGCAACACGGTCATCGTGGTGCCCAAGCCTTTCAGAGTCCTGCTTGGGCTGCATTTGGATCTGGGTGAGTTGATTTTGTCCTGGTAGCAGCAAGGTAGCCCAGACATCCATCTATATGCATCCAGTTATATGCTCAAGCTCTACCTGGGGGATAGATGTTACCAGCTCTGATGGGATATGTAATCCCTCTAATATGGTCTTTTTCTGGGCTCTTTCTACTGATTTTCATTTGGGAGCTGcttaaaatgaaacatgaatcttcctcaaaaaaaaaatgaagcagttGTCCGAAGTTATGGAATCTGATCTGTGTATTTTATGGTCTTCTGCAGGTATCCTGTACTATGTCTACATGGGAATGCTTGCAGTATTTTGCACAAATGCCATCAACATCCTCGCAGGCATCAATGGCATCGAGTCAGGTCAAGCCCTGTTTATCTCCGGCTCCATCATCGTCTTCAACCTGCTGGAGCTCAGTGGTGTGTGGCTGGTTTCCTTTGTCACTGTCAGTGTTCGAGATCACACCCTGGACACTGCAAGTCCTGAGTGTATTGGATGTGGACTAAAGTGTGAAATGATTgtgccacattttttttttaaattgcaagTGATATTGTATGATTTAAAACTTTTACAGTgtggctgttttctgttttctcaaaTTCCTCAAAACGAGCACAATGCTTAACATGTATTATCTGACATTtggtttgtcattttatataatCTTTCAGGAGATTATCGTGATGACCATGTTTTCTCCCTCTACTTCATGATACCATTCTTCTTCACCACGTTAGCACTTTTTTACCACAACTGGTAAGTTAAACCTGAGGCAGGTTTATGCAATGATGTGCCAGTGCACCTGTGTTCTGTCAACTTCCCACCTATTTTTGTCACAGGTACCCctcatctgtgtttgtgggagATACCTTCTGCTACTTTGCTGGGATGACATTTGCTGTGGTTGGAATCCTGGGACACTTCAGCAAAACAATGCTGTTGTTCTTCATTCCTCAAGTGGTGAACTTTGTCTACTCCTTGCCTCAGCTTTTTCATATCATCCCCTGTCCCAGACACCGACTGCCCAGGTAACCTGCAACCTTCAAAATTGTTTGTGACACCTTTTTAATTGATCGTTCATACTGATTTATAtactctgtctttcttcttttttgttttttcacactgTCACTGCTGATGAAAGGCTGAATCCAGGCACGGGCAAACTGGGGATGAGCTATTCTAAATTCAAAAGAAAGGACCTCTCTAAATTAGGACACATCATTATGACGGTAAAGCTCTTACACTTCaggcatgtgtttttgttttgttttttttatttgtttgttttgcctgaTTGAGTTAGAAAATAGTAGAAAATGCCTGTCGGTCAACATTTTAGATTGTTTGTTATAGCTGACCAATAGTCAGAAACtcaaagatatttaatttaaaatgtttatcagGAAATCCAATCACAGGACCCTCAATACATTTATCTCCTGATGAAATTTGAATTCTCCTATTGATTATTTAGCTTATCAGACAGAGCTGCCATTCTGTTTCACTTCATTATGTTACTATTtaaatcactgaaaaaaactgaagtgagGAATGATTTCGTACAATTCAAACTAGGTCACATATTAAAAAAGTGCTTGTACTGAGGACTTTTCTTGGTGggtaaacatatatatatatatatatgaggtAGACCAGTGGCAGGCTTCAAACTGTGTTTATTAGTTTATAACATTAATGCCTTTAATCCTCAACAGGTGGCCGAGTTATTGAAACTGCTAGAGGTGCGAAGAGGCCAGGAGGGAGATGATGAATTTATTGAGTGCAACAACATGACCTTAATAAATCTTGTCCTGAAATTTCTTGGTCCCATCCATGAGAGAAACCTCACAGTCATCATGCTCATCATACAGGTATAGCAAAGCACCCGCTGTACCCCAACAACAtggaaaatatatgaatatttcataTTCACTGGATTCTTATTTCTATGTCTCCCTCAGCTGATGGGCAGTGCAGTGGCTTTCGGCATCCGTTATCATCTGGTGCGTCTCTTCTACGACGTCTAGACAGCTCgtcaggagacaggagagaatGACTGACTGAGACAACATGACACTGTTGTGGAACTATTTTACAGGCTCACAGTTTATCTGCCTTTAAAAGAGTCCGTTACCTCGCTGTTACTTTTCTGCCTCAGGCTCCACATGCAGTAAAGACCCAGTGCTAGGCTCAAAGCTAGAGTCCACTTTGTAGAGCACTTTCATATACAAACATAAATGACTAAGGATCTGACAGATGTAGTGTTGGTTATTCTGATGGTTTCAGTAATTACAAGTGGGAAATAGTGACTGGGTCTTAGTCATCTTGTGCGTCCTCCCTGAaagtatatttttatacttgtttttttttttgttttttttttaaggaaaatgtAGTAAGTGGGCTCAGGGCAGTTAGCATCACTGGTTGACTGCTACTAAATTGTTACTACCAGATCACAGAGTTATGGATGTAGAAGTGCCCTAAAATCTAGAAATATCCACACAGTGGCCCAATGTTTGAATCTGTTGCTGAAGGAAAAATGTACCCACTCATAACTATCAAGCCATGCAAGATGGGTTCGtatctttctttgtttgtgggtttttattttttacctttcaACAAACGCACACAGAATGGTGACTGTGAAGAAAAGTAGCAAAAACATAAGGAGCTTAGACTGAAGACTATCACAGGAGGGGATTGGGTGGAGACAGGTAAATAGAAAGAtgataaaaagatgaaaagagattATAGTATCTGGATTGTTATAAAGGCAAATTAAGGTCTATGGAAGGTGAAGGTTGAAAATTGATTGACATTGAGTAATACCTTTCTTATTACTGGatgcatatatatttttcccTAAAGGATTCAGCAGGTGAGACAATGTGAACTCAAGTGGCACTGGACTGTTTTGTTTAGGAATGTAGCTACAAGTGAAAAACTGTTCAGTGTTGAGATGGAAAGCTCAAATTGAGAAATAAA
Encoded here:
- the dpagt1 gene encoding UDP-N-acetylglucosamine--dolichyl-phosphate N-acetylglucosaminephosphotransferase — translated: MSPVPVLPLVINWFMSALGCMATLKLIPAFKDHFIAARLYGMDLNKTTKKEVPESQGVISGTVFLIILFCFIPVPFLSCFVGDQCMGFPHDEFVQLIGALLAICCMIFLGFADDVLNLRWRHKLLLPTMASLPLLMVYFTNFGNTVIVVPKPFRVLLGLHLDLGILYYVYMGMLAVFCTNAINILAGINGIESGQALFISGSIIVFNLLELSGDYRDDHVFSLYFMIPFFFTTLALFYHNWYPSSVFVGDTFCYFAGMTFAVVGILGHFSKTMLLFFIPQVVNFVYSLPQLFHIIPCPRHRLPRLNPGTGKLGMSYSKFKRKDLSKLGHIIMTVAELLKLLEVRRGQEGDDEFIECNNMTLINLVLKFLGPIHERNLTVIMLIIQLMGSAVAFGIRYHLVRLFYDV